CCATTGATCGCGGGCGTTATACCCAACCGGGAACCTGGCAGGCCAAGGTGGCGGGGCGCGAGCCGATTCGCACGGGCAAACTCATCAACGACTGACGCCGAGTCTTTGTTTGATCGTTCCCACGCTCTGCGTGGGAATGCAGCCCGGGACGCTCCGCGTCCCAGAAGCCGAACGCAGAGCGTCCGTTGAGGCATTCCCACGCGGAGCGTGGGAATGATTATGTCCGGGCATGTTTCACAGTGTTAGGCTCAACCCCGAATCCTGCGCTCTGAGAAGGAAGGCTCATGTTGAAATTTCTTGCTCTGCTCACGTTGCTGGCATCCGCCGCTGTCCACGCTCAATCCCCGCTGCAAACCGATCTGCCGCTCAAATACCTGGAGCAGGCCACCCCCGATTCCCGCGATCAACCCCTGGTGATCTTTCTCCACGGTTACGGCAGTAACGAGCAGGACCTGTTCGGCATGAAGGATGAGTTGCCTGCGTCATACACCTACCTGTCGGTGCGGGCGCCGATGGTGATGGAGGAGGGCAGTTACCAGTGGTTTCGCAAGAAGGGCGACGGCGCCTACAACGGTGAGACCGATGATCTGAAGGACAGCGGCCAGGTGCTGCTGGATTTCATCGCCAAGGCCGCGCAGAAATATCACACCGAAGCGGGCAAGGTGTATCTGGTGGGGTTCAGCCAGGGCGCGATCATGTCCTACGAAGTTGCGTTGCGCCATCCGGAGGCGGTGGGCGGAATCGCGGCGTTGAGCGGGCGGATCCTGCCGGTGCTCAAGTCGGAACTGAAACCGGATGAAAAACGCCAGTCGCTGGCGATTTTCATCGGTCATGGCTCGGCGGACAAACGTCTGCCTTATAGCGACGGCACCGAGGCCAACAGCCTGTTGCAGAGCGTGTCACTGGAGCCCGAGTTTCACGGCTATCAGGGTGTAGGGCACAACATCAGTGCCGAGGAATTGCAGGACCTGGGCGCCTGGTTGCAGCGCCTCAACCCCTGACGCTCATTTGCCGCTGACGATCTGTTTGATCAGTGTTTCGTGGGCCGCCATGTCGCCGGGACGGGAAATGACCTGAATGACCGTCATGTGGCTGCCCGAGGCGGCCATCAGCGTGGTGTTGAGGGTCATGCCGCCACCCTGGGTAGCGGTGCTGTCGACCTGACGCACACCCAGGCCTGAGCTTTTCAGGGTCAGGCTCTTTTCGCTGAGCTTGTTGTAGTCCGGCAAGGCCTTGCGTTGTGCCGCGTCGAAGTCGGCCACGGTGCCATCCAGGAATGCGCCGTCATTGTCCTTGACCGTGGTGCCCTCCGGCAGACTGTTCTGCGCGGCGATGACCACGGTCTTGGTGGTCTCGTTGGCGTACATGGTACCGCTCGCGCCATTGTTGCTCGGCAGCGCATTGGCCACGAAGCCCTTGGGCAGGGTGAAGGTGAACTTGCCGTCGAGCATCGAGACCTTCTGTACCGGCGCCTCTTTCTTGGCCGTGGCCTTGGCGGCCTGTGCATTCAAGGCTCCCAAAGCGGTGGCCATCGCCAGCATCAGGACAACGGCTTTTTTACTCAACAGTGACATGGGTCAATCTCCAGGGAGGGTCGCGCGGTGGGGCGCGATCATCCCATGGAGGCTGGAAAGCATTCCAGTGTGGACTAACGGACGGTCATGGATGCTCAGGTGTCAGGGGTATTGCTGTCTGGCATGCAAAACACTGACGATCTCGATTCGATCCGTTATTTGATAAACCACAAGGTAGTTGGGATGCACAACGATCTCGCGAGTGCCGGATAGTCGGCCAAATCGGTAGAGATAGGGATGTTCAGGAAGGGCCGATACAGCAATCTCAATGGCTTGTTGGAGCTCATACGCTGCTGCCAGATTACGATCGCCGATATACATCAGAATTTGCCGGAGTTCGGCCCGCGCTTCGGGCCGCCACTCAACCAGCATTGCGCTGTTTGCGCTTAGCCTCAAGAAGGGTTTGCATTTCAGCCATCACCTGATCGTGCGGAATGCTCGGGCGCGGATCATCCAGCGAAGCCTGTACCTTGGCGCGGAACCAGCGATCATAGCTGGCGGCTTGCTCTTCGGTTTCAAATTCGGAAACGATGGGGGAAAGTTCGGTGCTCATGGTGATCTCCAGGATCAATGGGTAACAGTCTATTCGGAATGTAGTGTGTTGTCGTGGCCGCAGAGATGCAGTCCGGAACAAACCACCGAATCGAATCGTAAACACCGTACTTCCGACGACCAACCCGAAAAAATCGTAGGGCAAGTCCTCGATTTTCCGTTTTTGTCAGACCGTGTAGGACCCCGAGTCACCACGAAATGCCTGTGGCGAGGAAGACTCCTGCCACTGGCATTCCCGGCATCAGCTCTCCCGCCGTACCGGATAACTCTCGATCACCTCCAGAAACTCAATCCGGCGTTCGCTGGCCAGCAGCTCCGGCAGCAAGCGTTCGTATTCCTGGCGATACGGCTTGTTGAGGTGACGAGCGATGAAGTCTTCCTTGCTGCAGTTCCAGGTTTCGTAGAGCACCAGGGTGTTTGGCTCGTCCTGCAACTGGTGGACCCAGGTGTTAACGAAGTCCGGCTCGGCCGACATCTGGTGCACGATGTCCAGCAGGCGTTCGCGGGTCTCGGCCAAGCGTTCTGGTTTGGACGGCAGGTAAACGATAAACGCGACTTGATCACTCATTTCATCACCTCTGAAGTCGATAACCGGCGATTACGCCTGGTTTTGCGGGAACAGGTTGCGACGGGTTTCCTCGTCGAATTCGGCCTTCAGCACCAGTTTCTCTTTCAGACCCAATGCGCGCTGGGCGGCCGGGCGGGTGCTGATCTCATCGAACAGACGCTTGACGTTAGGGTAGGCCGCCAGACCGCTCTCGCCGAGGATGTAGGGCGCGTAGTTGGCCCAGCCCCAGAGGGCCATGTCGGCGATGCTGTAGGTGTCGCCGGCCAGGTATTGATGGTTGGCCAGGCGCTGGTCGAGCACGCGGTAGTGGCGCTCGACTTCCTTCAAGTAGCGGTTCTTGGCGTACGGCAGATCTTCCGGCGCGTGGTGCAGGAAGTGCACGGCCTGGCCGGAGAACGGCGACAGGCCGGTGGCGATGAACATCAGCCACGACAGCAATTCGGCGTTGCCGGCGGCTGTGGTCGGGAGGAAACGCTGATGCTTTTGCGCCAGGTGCAACAGGATCGCCTGGGAGTCGAAGACCGTGGCGTCGCCATCGACCAGTGCCGGTACCTTGGCGTTCGGGTTGATAGCCAGGAAGGCCGGCAGGTGTTGCTCGCCCTTGAAGGTGTCGACGCCAATCAGTTCATAAGGGGTTTGCAGTTCTTCGAGCAGCAGGGCGACTTTCATCGGGTTGGGCGAAGGGTGGAAAAAGAATTTCATGGTGAAGGCCTCAGTGGGTAGGGGTTGTGAACTGAGGCTGATGTTGAGGGAAACCTGTTCGAATGACGTACGGAGTTGTTGGGCTACTCGTGCGAATGGATCGAACATGTTGTGCTTTTGGTGGCCGTGGTTTTCAGCAGGCGCTTGGTCACGCCCAGCATCGCCACCGACACCGCCACGCCGAGGACAAATGCGCTCATCCCCATGCTGGGCAGCGTCAAGGCCAGGACCAGGCAGAACGCCGAGAACGAATACATGCCGGTGGCGGTTGCCCGCAGTAGCGCGGCGGTAAACGCCGGGCCACGGGTTTGCTGGGAGAACACCGCCATCACACTGCCCAGCACCGGGAATACCGCCAGTAGCCCGCTCCAACGGTCGCCGACGGTGCTGGCGAGCAAGGTGACGGCCAGGGTCAGCAGGGCACCGGCAATCATGCGCAGCAGCAGTTTGTCGGACTTGGGCGCAGGGCCGGAAACGATAGGTTGTACCGAGGGAAACAGGTAAGGCGAGGCCAGCAGGGCGGTCGCGGCGGCGATCACCGAGACCGTTAACGAAGGAGGGATCAGCGACAGCACCACGGCGACCAGCGCCCACACTGCCAGCGAAATACACAGCGCCAGCGGCCATCCTGTGCGTTGCGCGACCTGGGCATAGGTCACGCAGAAAGAAATCATCGCAAACATCGCCGACAGTGCCGCCAAGGCCGATTGTGCGGCGAACTGTTCGCCCTGTTCGATGGCGAGGAAGAACAGGATCGGCCCGACCACCACCGGCAATCCCGACAACCAACCCGCCACACTCGGCCCCCATCGTTTTCCCGCCAGGGAAATCAGCAGCAGGAATCCTGGAATCACCAACAGTTTGAGCATCAGCACGGGTACGTCTCCAACGTGTGTCAGGCCGAAACATTAACAGGATTACCTTTTGTGTACACAATCTATGTATACAAAAAACCTGTAGGAGCGAGCCTGCTCGCGAAAAACTCCCAGGCAACGCGATCATCCAGGCAGCCCACGTAATCGTTGACGTCCATCGCGAGCAGGCTCGCTCCTACAGGTGTTGCGTGTGCCTCGGAACGTCTAAGCTGGGCACTTTCCCACCTGCTGACGGACCATCGCGTGAATTTCAGTTTGCCCAAAGTCGGTACCGCACCGTTCTGCCCGCCTGAAGTAGCGGGCAGCGTCGCCGTCGATCCCCGTGCGTCTTTTTTCAAACGTGTCCTGCGCTTCGCCGGCCCCGGCTTGCTGGTGTCCATCGGCTACATGGACCCGGGCAACTGGGCGACGGCCATCGAGGCCGGCTCGCGGTTCGGCTACAGCCTGCTGTTCGTGGTGCTGTTGGCGAGCCTGGCGGGGATGGTGGTGCAGTGTCTGTGTTCGCGGCTAGGCATTGCCACCGGGCGGGATCTGGCGCAGTTGTGCCGTGAGCGCTACAGCCCGCGGACGGCCCGTACCCAGTGGTTGCTGGCGGAGATCTCGATCATCGCCACCGACCTCGCCGAAGTGCTCGGCTGTGCCCTGGCATTTCATCTGTTGCTGGGCTGTTCGCTGACCTTCGGCATTGCCCTCACGGCGTTCGACACCTTGCTGGTATTGGCCCTGCAAAACCGTGGATTCCGTCGGCTGGAAGCGATCATGCTGGTATTGGTGGGCACCATTGGCGCGTGTTTTTTTGTCGAACTGCTGCTGATCAAACCCTACTGGCCGGATGTGGCCCAGGGCTTCAAGCCGTCATTGTCCGCCATCGCCGATGCCGCGCCACTGTACCTGGCCATCGGCATTCTCGGCGCCACGGTGATGCCGCATAACCTTTACCTGCACACCTCGATCGTCCAGACACGGTTGATCGGCAAGGACACCGCCAGCAAGCAGGACGCGGTGAAACTGGCGCGCATCGACACCATCGGCTCCCTGGCTCTGGCGCTACTGGTCAACGCGGCGATCCTGATCCTCGCCGCCGCTGCGTTTCACCAGAGCGGGCATACCGACGTGGTCGACATCCAGGACGCCTATCACTTGCTCGATCCACTGGTAGGTGGCGCGTTGGCCAGCGTGCTGTTTGGCGTCGCGCTGTTGGCGTCGGGACAAAGCTCGACCTTCACCGGCACCATCGCCGGCCAGGTGATCATGGAGGGTTTCCTGAACCTGCGGTTGCCGTGCTGGCAACGGCGCCTGATCACCCGTGGTCTGGCACTGATCCCGGCGTTCATTGGCGTGTGGCTGATGGGTGACGATGCGGTGGGCAAGCTATTGGTATTGAGCCAGGTGGTGCTGAGCCTGCAGCTGCCGTTTGCGCTATATCCGCTGATTCGCATGACCAATGATCAGAAATTGATGGGGCCGTTTGTGAACCGGCTGCCGACGCGGGTGTTGACGTGGGGGCTGTTTGTAGTGATCAGCGGGGCTAACACTTGGCTGATCCTGCAATTGTTCGGGTGAGGCATGCATTTCAATCTGTAGGAGCGAGCATGCTCGCGATGGAGGCTCAGGCACCGAGGGCATTCAGACAGCCCGCGTTATCGTTGACCACCATCGCGAGCATGCTCGCTCCTACAAGGAAACGAGAAAACCCGGTGCAACCGAAGTTACACCGGGTGTTTTTCCAGCCTGCGCGGTTCTTCGTGGGCCCCCGCGCAGTCTGTTGAACGCTTTATGCTCGCTCGATCGCCAGTGCCACGCCCTGACCGCCACCGATGCACAGGGTAGCGAGGCCTTTCTTGGCGTCGCGCTTGATCATTTCATGCAGCAGGGTCACCAGCACGCGGCAGCCCGAAGCACCGATGGGGTGACCGAGGGCGATGGCGCCACCGTTGACGTTGACCTTGTCCAGATCCCATTCCAGGTCCTTGGCCACGGCCAGCGATTGTGCGGCGAAGGCTTCGTTGGCTTCGATCAGGTCCAACTGATCGATGGACCAGCCGGCCTTGTCCAGGCAGCGGCGAGTGGCCGATACCGGGCCGATGCCCATGATCGCCGGGTCCACGCCCGCGTTGGCGTAGGCGGCGATTTTGGCCAGCACTGGTAGGCCCAGGGCCTTGGCTTTTTCGGCACTCATCAGAATCACGGCGGCGGCACCGTCGTTCAGCGACGAAGCGTTGCCGGCGGTCACCGAGCCGTCCTTTTTAAAGGCCGGCTTGAGCTTGCCCAGGGATTCGGCGGTGGTGCCGGCCCGTGGCTGCTCATCGGTGGCGAAGGACAATGGATCGCCCTTGCGCTGCGGGATCAGGATCGGCGTGATCTCATCGACAAAGCGCCCGGCTTCGATGGCCGCCGTGGCTTTCTGCTGCGAGGCGGCGGCGAAGGCGTCCTGTGCCTCGCGGCTGATGCCGTATTTGTCCACCAGGTTCTCGGCGGTGATGCCCATGTGGTAATCGTTGAACGCATCCCACAGGCCGTCGCTGATCATGGTGTCGACGATTTGCGAGTGGCCCATGCGCAGGCCGGTGCGGGCGCCGGGGATCACGTAGTTGGCCAGGCTCATGCTTTCCTGGCCGCCGGCGATGATCACGTCGGCGTCGCCGCAACGAATGGCCTGGGTGGCCAGGTGCAGGGCCTTGAGGCCCGAACCGCAGACCTTGTTCAGGGTCATGGCCGGCACGGCGACCGGCAGGCCGGCCTTGATCGATGCCTGGCGGGCAGGGTTCTGCCCGGCACCGGCAGTCAACACCTGGCCCATGATCACTTCATCGACTTCGGCCGGGTTCAGACCGGTTTGCGCCAGCAACTGACGGATCACCGCTGCGCCCAGGTCCACGGCGGACACATTGGCCAGGGCACCCTGGAAGCTGCCGATCGCGGTACGCGTGGCGGCAACAATGACGACTTCTTGCATGGAATGATTCCTCACTGGTCAGCAAACTGCATTTCCGGAACGTGCTCCGGGACGATCAGTTTACCGGCGGTTTTGGCGACGATCTCTTCAACGCTGACGCCAGGTGCGCGTTCCTTGAGGACAAAAGCGCCATTTTCGATTTCCAGGTAGGCCAGGTCAGTCAGCACGCGCTTGATGCAGCCGGCGCCGGTCAACGGCAGGCTGCATTGGGACAGCAGCTTGGACTCACCGTCCTTGGACGCGTGGGTCATGAGAACGATGATGTTGTCGGCGCCTGCCACCAGATCCATCGCGCCACCCATGCCCTTGACCAGCTTGCCGGGGATCATCCACGAAGCGATGTTGCCTTGCACATCCACTTCAAAGGCGCCCAGCACGGTCAGGTCGACATGGCCACCGCGAATCATCGCGAAGGACTCGGCCGAGGAGAAAATCGACGCGCCGATGCGCGCGGTCACGGTTTGCTTGCCGGCGTTGATCATGTCGGCGTCGATGGTGTCTTCGGTCGGAAATGGACCCATGCCCAGCAGGCCGTTTTCCGACTGCAGCATGACGTCCATGCCTTCAGGGACATAGTTGGCGACCAGGGTCGGAATGCCGATGCCCAGGTTCACGTAGAAGCCGTCCTGCAATTCGCGGGCGACGCGTTGAGCCATTTGTTCGCGGGAAAGTGCCATTGTTGTTATTCCTTCATTCGGTCCGGGGGCAGGGGATCACTTGCGTACGGTGCGCTGTTCGATGCGCTTCTCGAACGTGCCGCAGATGATCCGGTCGACGTAGATGCCTGGGGTATGGATCTGCGCCGGGTCCAGCTCGCCGGGTTCGACGATTTCCTCGACTTCGACCACGGTGATCTTGCCGGCGGTGGCGGCCAGCGGGTTGAAGTTCTGGGCGGTGTGGCGGTAGATGACGTTACCGAAATGGTCGGCTTTCCAGCCTTTGACGATGGCGAAGTCGCCGGTGATGGATTCTTCCATCAGGTACTTGCGGCCGTGGAATTCGCGCACTTCCTTGCCTTCGGCAACCGGGGTGCCGACACCGGTGGCGGTGAAGAAAGCCGGGATGCCGGCACCGCCTGCGCGCATTTTCTCGGCCAGGGTGCCCTGCGGGGTCAGGATGACTTCGATTTCGCCCTTGAGCAGTTGCTCTTCGAACAGCTTGTTCTCGCCGACATAGGAGGCGATCACTTTACTGATCTGGCGGTCTGTCAGCAGCACGCCCAGGCCGAAACCGTCGACGCCGCAGTTGTTGGAGACCACGGTAAGGTCGCGAGTGCCCTTGCGCTTGATCTCGTTGATCAGGTTTTCCGGAATCCCGCACAGACCGAAGCCACCAGCGAGCACGGTCATACCGTCTTCAAGACCTGCCAGTGCTTCCTCGTAGGAATACACGCGCTTGTCGAAACCTGCCATATGCACCTCTTTTATTCTTTGTGGGCGGCTGGCTAGCCGTATGGGATGAGTGTCGCGCCGGAGTATTTATTTGTTAAGTTGATTTTTAAGGTTGATTAATAGATAAAACTCAATAGTAAGCCCTGTAGGAGCGAGCCTGCTCGCGATGGCGATTTCATTACCGGAGCAATTCCCGCATGACAGTCAAGCAGATCCGCGCCTTCCTCGCCGTGGCCCAGAGCCTGAGTTTCGCCGTGGCTTGCGAACGCCTGCACCTGTCGCAATCGGCCTTGAGCCTGACCATCAAGGCGCTGGAAGACGGCCTGGGCGGGCGGCTGTTCACCCGTAACACGCGCAACGTGGCGCTGACCGCCGAGGGCGAAGCCTTGGTGCCGCTGGCGCGCCGCCTGATTGCCGACTGGGACAATGCCGAGGATGAGTTGCGCCAGCGGTTCACCCTGCAACGGGGCCGCGTGACCCTGGCGGCGATGCCGTCGTTTGCCGGCAACCTGCTGCCGCCGATGCTCAAGACCTTCCGTGCCCGCTATCCGAACGTGAATGTCACGGTCAACGACGTGATCAACGAACAGGTGCTGGAAATGGTTCGCGACCGCCAGGTGGAGCTGGGCGTGGCGTTCGAGCCGACCCAGCATTCCTCGCTGCAATTCACCCCGCTTTATATCGACCGGTTCGTGGCGGTGGTTCCTCTGGACTCACCATTGGTCGAGCGGGAAGACATCGATTGGCAAACCTTGCTCAAGGAGCCGTTCATTACCCTGCAACGACCTTCGACATTGCGGGTGATGCTCGAAGAACACCTGCAGGCCAGGGGCATGAAGCTGCCAGTGGAGTTTGAGAGCCATCAATTGGCGACAGTCGGACGCATGGTCGCCAGCGGATTGGGCGTGAGCGCTGTGCCCGCCTTGTGCGCCGGGCAGATGCGCGAGCTGGGCGCGCACTGCATCACCCTGCGTGACCCGGTGGTGGAGCGGGCCATTGGTGTGTTGACCTTGCCGGGAGCAGAACTGTCAGCGGCGGCGCAGGCGTTGTTTGATGTATTGAAAGAAGAGAACTTCGGAAAACAACTTTCATGACCTGATCACCATCCCCTGTAAGAGCAAGCCTGCTCGCGATGGCGGTATTCCTGTTATAGCGATATCGCCTGACCCAACAGCATCGCGAGCAGGCTCGCTCCTACAGGGGATTGGGTTTCGTCAGGCGCTGAGCCAACAAGGGCAACAACTGCTCGCACGACCCCTCGATCTTCAAATCCAGAATCTCATCCGCCCGGGTCTTGCCCAGGTTGATCGCCAGCAGCGGCTTGCCCTGATCCACCACCGCCCGGCACAGGCGAAACGCCGAATACGCCATCAGCGACGAGCCGACCACCAGCAGCCCCGCGGCCTTTTCCACCGACGCCATCGCTTTTGCCGCCGTCTGTTGCGCAACGTTCTCGCCAAAGAACACCACATCCGGCTTCATGCGCTGGCCCGTACAGTGCGGGCACTGCGGGACTTGAAAGCGCGCTTCGAATGCGGCATCCAGCAACGTATCACCGTCTGGCGCCTGCACCGCGTCGACGCCGGCCAGGTACGGGTTTTGCGCTTCCATCAGTCGCTGGATCGAGTCGCGCTCACTGCGTTTTCCGCAGTCCAGGCACAGCACCCGGTGCAGGCTGCCGTGCAGTTCGATCACGTCATGGCTGCCGGCCTGGTCGTGCAGGGTGTCGACGTTCTGGGTGATCAAGGCGCCGATCTGCCGGGTGCTTTGCAGGCGGGCGAGGGAGTCGTGGGCGGCATTCGGCCGGGCCTGGCGCACCCGTGGCCAGCCGAGCATCGCCCGGGCCCAATAGCGCCGCCGGGATTCGGGTGCCGAGAGAAACTCCTGATACATCATTGGTTGCCGGCCACGGCGCACGCCCTGGTTATCGCGATAGTCCGGAATGCCCGACGGCGTGCTGATACCCGCGCCGGTCAGGACTGCGAACGGCTCGTCGGCCATCAGCTGCTGGAGGCGCTCGAGCTGGTCGTGGATCAGGCTGTCGATCATCTTCAACACTCCGGGATACTCAATACACACTGTAGGAGCGAGCATGCTCGCGATGGAAGATCAAACACCGCGGGGTGTCAGGACGCCAGCGTTATCGTTGACGTCCATCGCGAGCATGCTCGCTCCTACAGGGGAGGCGTGTTACTTGCGGGCCTCCAGAATCAGGTTGAACGGCGTCTCGGTGGCCCGGCGGAAACTGGAAAATCCCGCCTCGGTGAACACTTTGCGTAACCGCGCCTCCCCGGCCTGGGCGCCGAGACCGAGGCCCACTTCCTGCGACAGCGAGTTGGGCGTGCAGATAAAGGTCGAGGCAGCATAGAACAAGCGACCCACCGGATTGATGTTGTCGTCGAGGGTATCGTTGGCGAACGGTTCCACCAGCAATACCGTGCCGTCCGGCTTCAACGACTCGTAGGCATGTCTGGCCGCGCCCACCGGGTCACCCATGTCATGCAGGCAGTCGAAGTAGCAAATCAAATCATAGTCATCGCCGGGGTAACTTTTCGCCGTGCCCTGGAAAAATCGCGCGCGCCCCGACACGCCGCCTTCCTCGGCCCGCTGGGTGGCGACGGTGACGGAAGGCGCGTGATAGTCGAAACCGACGAACCGCGACGCCGGGAACGCCTGGGCCATGATCACCGTGGAAGCACCATGACCGCAGCCGATGTCCGCCACTTTGGCACCGGCCTCGAGCTTGGCCACCACGCCGTCGAGGGCCGGCAGCCATTCGGCGATCAAATGCGCCTTGTAGCCCGGCCGGAAGAAACGTTCGGTGCCACTGAACATGCACGGATGGTGATCGCCCCAGGGTAGGCCGCCATCGCCGCGCATGGCCTTGACCAGTTTGTCCTTGTCGTGGAAAAGCGCGGCGACCACTCCGACACCTGCCGCGATGTAGACCGGGGAGTCTTCGATGGCCAGGGCCAGGGCTTGTTCTTCGGGGAGGCGGAATTGGCCGTCCTTGTGTTCCATATAGCCGGAGGCGGCATGGGCGCTGAGCCATTCGCGCACCAGCCGGGCATTGCAGCCGGTTTTTTCGGCGAGGGCTTCAGGGCTGGTCAATTGACTGTCGGCCATGGCCCGGTACAGGCCCAGTTCTTCACCGAGGATGACATTGGCCAGCATCGCCGCGCCGCCCATGTCATTGACCAGCTTGCCCATGAAATCGTTGAGTCTGGCCTCGTCCATCACGTGTGCTCCTTCAAAAGGATCACGGTCCAGCGACGGTGTTCGTCGTGGGCGGTGGTCGTGGGAATGGGCAGGACGAAAGGCGCGTCCTGGGTGCATTAAGTTTAGTTCTCCGGATAGGCACCATTATCCGAGGCGACAAGAGCCCTGTAGGAGCAAGGCTTGCCCGAGATGGCGGTGTATCAGACGACATCTTTCCAACTGATACACCGCCATCGCGGGCAAGCCTTGCTCCCACAGGGGAAGAGTGTTCTGCAGGGATTCTCCTGTATCCCACTGTATCCAACCGGCCCTTCGATACAGTCCCTGCAATTCCAGGCCATAACCGAACACAGACCAGATACAAACCTGCGATGAACTGTTCAGGCTGTTTTGGCACCGTTCAACCGTGGCGGCCAAGACTTTTTCCCTGGTCGCCGCCACAGGCGGCCGTCCGCTTCAGTATCCGAGGGGACCACAATGACAACACCTGTGCCTGAATCCACGCTCAACACCACACCGGTCGATTACCTGCGGGTCGATCGCTACACCCACGGCATCATCGGGCCGAGCCAGCCGATGCTCGGCCCCTTGGCCGATGGCGGCACCCTGATCACCGGCACGCCGCCGGGCTGCTGGGGGCCGATGATCACCCCGGCCTTCGAAGGCGGCCATGAAGTAACGCAACCGGTGTACGTTGCTGGCGCGGAAATCGGCGACGCGGTGGCGATCAAAATCAAAAGCATG
This genomic interval from Pseudomonas putida contains the following:
- a CDS encoding class I SAM-dependent methyltransferase → MDEARLNDFMGKLVNDMGGAAMLANVILGEELGLYRAMADSQLTSPEALAEKTGCNARLVREWLSAHAASGYMEHKDGQFRLPEEQALALAIEDSPVYIAAGVGVVAALFHDKDKLVKAMRGDGGLPWGDHHPCMFSGTERFFRPGYKAHLIAEWLPALDGVVAKLEAGAKVADIGCGHGASTVIMAQAFPASRFVGFDYHAPSVTVATQRAEEGGVSGRARFFQGTAKSYPGDDYDLICYFDCLHDMGDPVGAARHAYESLKPDGTVLLVEPFANDTLDDNINPVGRLFYAASTFICTPNSLSQEVGLGLGAQAGEARLRKVFTEAGFSSFRRATETPFNLILEARK